TGAGGTCCACAATGTCACGGAACCAAAGCAAGCAACCACTCCCACCATCTCTAATATTTGAATTTGCATATGCAGTACAAGAGCAGTTTCTGAAACACAATGTCTCACATTCCTCAAGGCTCAAGCTCCTGTCAAACCAGGAAGAAGACGTTTCTGGCAACTTTATTCCTCTGTACTCCTTAAACCAATCTCCATTATCACAACTTAACTTTGTTCTTCTCACACAACCACCAGACCAATCGTGAGAGTCCCACTTTGTTTGAAACTTTGGTGTAAAACCTTGCAAACATTCACATATTGGAAGATTATTAATATTGCAGATAGAGTTGACACCACAAGTGCCAAAATATTCACACTGATCTATTGGATGACTGTTTACAATATCCCAACTTTGTCTTTGGTTTGACCATAGAAAACGCTCTGTGCCCCCTCTTGGATTTAGCTTGAGCATTGTTCTACTAAGCACTGAACTGTTTAACGTTTCATATCCATAAGAAACCCCTTTGTTAGTAAACTCAAAAGAGAAATTCAAGAATCTGTGCATTCTGTCCCAAGAAACACCACTGAAAAGATAGCCATTCCAAGGCCCTGTGCTATACAAAATTGTAGTTCCGTTTGTAGTAACTTGTTGAGGAAAGCCCCTTGTATCGATCTTATAATAAAACTCACCTTCAGCTGGATCTTCATTGTCCCTCCAAGATGTGAGATACTGATATGGACCAGTAACAAAATCGCTTTTCAGTTTCATCCCTGCAAGGAAAGTGTCTCCAGGATAATCAAAGCTTTCCCACAAGAAGTTCTCTGAGCTCTCTCCATCTTTCACAACAAGGTTTCCTGAATCTAAAAGCTGCATAACTGGTTTCACTGCAATTTTTGATGAGTTGGAGAACCACACTCTTCCTCCAGAGCCATCAAGAATGACAATAATTCCTTGATGAGTAAGTTTCAGAACTGCTGTTGAGTTTTGTGCTGGGACATTCCTGTTGGCAACCCACACAATAGTCCTAGGTAATATGCTCTTGTACCATATACCAAAATATTGTCTTCTTGAGTTTCCAAAGTCAAAAAACCCTGCTTCAAAGGTTCCTGCAGAAGAAACAAGGGTT
This portion of the Vigna unguiculata cultivar IT97K-499-35 chromosome 6, ASM411807v1, whole genome shotgun sequence genome encodes:
- the LOC114188379 gene encoding G-type lectin S-receptor-like serine/threonine-protein kinase At4g27290, whose protein sequence is MESQQILMLIIYTTFFCFMPISSTITPNQSLQYHETLVSSAGTFEAGFFDFGNSRRQYFGIWYKSILPRTIVWVANRNVPAQNSTAVLKLTHQGIIVILDGSGGRVWFSNSSKIAVKPVMQLLDSGNLVVKDGESSENFLWESFDYPGDTFLAGMKLKSDFVTGPYQYLTSWRDNEDPAEGEFYYKIDTRGFPQQVTTNGTTILYSTGPWNGYLFSGVSWDRMHRFLNFSFEFTNKGVSYGYETLNSSVLSRTMLKLNPRGGTERFLWSNQRQSWDIVNSHPIDQCEYFGTCGVNSICNINNLPICECLQGFTPKFQTKWDSHDWSGGCVRRTKLSCDNGDWFKEYRGIKLPETSSSWFDRSLSLEECETLCFRNCSCTAYANSNIRDGGSGCLLWFRDIVDLRNHTDRGQEIHIRMPFSERGIFISISILCPFVRFGVNSIRQLTG